A single Phragmites australis chromosome 4, lpPhrAust1.1, whole genome shotgun sequence DNA region contains:
- the LOC133916087 gene encoding protein IQ-DOMAIN 12-like isoform X2: MEKEKKRRSWFERIKRLFTSEPKQKPKPDKARSKRWVPGKLRTQQSFALPPPPPEPVAADQIRQAEEEQSKRAMAVALASAAAAEAAVAAAQAAAEVVRLTGQPASRKEQAAVAIQSAYRGYLGRRALRALKGLVRLQALIRGQAVRRQTAATLRGLESLMKIQARHRSGAAGHGQPPLDDDDALLLRRGRELCLYAAAVHEQEQSKGWDSSIFSKEEMSAMMRSREEAALKRVRALQYASIQNEKIGIRRQPMSKDEMETLNQRWSWLEEWVGSQPFDKDIPVAHQSPYRAAAAAAKNHQPAPGRARAVDPLACLGAQHPGNGDDRLGCSARRSFVRPRRTLARGDYYYDDATACSPAFPGYMASTASAKAKFRSMSTPKERSSGASDVYSEHCFPFADHMLSPIPSMSPIPSIASDIGFARSTRPPVAQRSPRVVKGPMTPARSRSRRSPSHHSFGSEAALHQLQMEHCTPVR, from the exons GCGAGGAGCAAGAGGTGGGTACCGGGGAAGCTCAGGACCCAGCAGTCCTTcgccctgccgccgccgccgccggagcccgTGGCCGCGGACCAGATCAggcaggcggaggaggagcagagcaaGCGCGCCATGGCCGTCGCCCTCGCCAGCGCGGCTGCCGCCGAGGCGGCTGTCGCGGCCGCGCAAGCGGCCGCCGAGGTGGTCCGCCTCACCGGCCAGCCGGCGTCGAGGAAAGAACAGGCCGCGGTCGCGATCCAGTCGGCTTACCGCGGATACCTG GGTCGGAGGGCGCTGCGCGCGCTCAAGGGGCTGGTGCGGCTGCAGGCGCTGATCCGCGGGCAGGCGGTGCGTCGGCAGACGGCGGCCACCCTGCGCGGGCTCGAGTCCCTCATGAAGATCCAGGCCCGGCACCGCTCCGGGGCCGCCGGCCACGGCCAGCCGCcgctcgacgacgacgacgccctGCTGCTGAGGCGAGGGCGGGAGCTGTGCCTGTACGCCGCCGCGGTCCAC gagcaggagcagagcaAGGGGTGGGACAGCAGCATCTTCTCGAAGGAAGAGATGAGCGCCATGATGAGGAGCAGGGAGGAGGCCGCCTTGAAGCGCGTGCGCGCCCTGCAGTACGCCTCCATCCAAAAC GAGAAGATCGGTATCAGGAGGCAGCCCATGTCGAAAGACGAGATGGAGACGCTCAACCAGCGGTGGAGCTGGCTAGAGGAGTGGGTCGGCTCGCAGCCCTTCGACAAGGACATCCCCGTGGCGCACCAGTCCCCCtacagggccgccgccgccgccgccaagaaTCACCAGCCGGCGCCGGGTCGCGCCAGGGCCGTCGACCCGCTCGCCTGCCTCGGCGCGCAGCACCCCGGCAACGGCGACGACCGGCTCGGCTGCTCGGCCCGGCGGTCCTTCGTCCGGCCCAGGCGGACGCTGGCGAGGGGGGACTACTACTACGACGACGCCACCGCGTGCTCGCCGGCGTTCCCTGGGTACATGGCGTCGACGGCGTCGGCGAAGGCCAAGTTCCGGTCCATGAGCACGCCCAAGGAGCGCTCCTCCGGCGCTTCGGACGTGTACTCGGAGCACTGCTTCCCGTTCGCCGACCACATGCTGTCGCCGATCCCGTCCATGTCGCCCATCCCTTCCATCGCCAGCGACATCGGCTTTGCGAGGTCCACCAGGCCGCCCGTCGCGCAGCGGTCACCGAGGGTGGTGAAGGGCCCCATGACGCCGGCGAGGTCGCGGTCCCGGAGGTCGCCGAGCCACCATAGCTTCGGCTCCGAAGCGGCGCTGCACCAGCTACAGATGGAGCACTGCACCCCAGTTCGGTAA
- the LOC133916089 gene encoding probable diphthine methyl ester synthase, whose product MLYIVGLGLGDERDITVRGLDAVRRCAKVYMEAYTSLLSLGLDPSSLSNLEKLYGKEITMADREMVEERADQVLREAADADVAFLVVGDPFGATTHTDLVVRAKNMGVEVKVIHNASVMNAIGVCGLQLYRYGETISIPFFTETWRPDSFYEKIQNNRRHGLHTLCLLDIRVKEPTLESLCRGKKVYEPPRFMTVNTAISQLLEVEEARGGSAFSKDSLCIGVARLGSDDQKVVSGPMEKLLDVDFGPPLHCLIIVGETHPLEEEMLEFYMIK is encoded by the exons ATGCTCTACATCGTGGGCCTCGGCCTCGGCGACGAGCGCGACATCACGGTGCGGGGGCTCGACGCCGTCCGCCGTTGCGCCAAGGTCTACATGGAGGCCTacacctccctcctctccctcggCCTCGACCCGTCCAGCCTCTCCAATCTC GAGAAGCTCTACGGGAAGGAGATCACGATGGCCGACCGAGAGATGGTGGAGGAGCGCGCCGACCAGGTGCTGCGCGaggccgccgacgccgacgtcGCGTTCCTCGTCGTCGGTGACCCATTCGG GGCAACTACACATACCGATTTGGTTGTTCGTGCCAAGAACATGGGGGTTGAAGTGAAGGTGATCCACAATGCATCTGTCATGAATGCAATTGGAGTTTGTGGGTTGCAACTTTACCGCTATGGAGAGACTATCTCCATACCATTCTTCACAGAGACATGGAGACCAGATAGTTTCTATGAGAAGATTCAGAACAATCGCCGGCATGGGCTGCACACACTTTGCCTACTAG ATATTCGTGTAAAAGAGCCGACGTTAGAGTCTTTATGCAG AGGAAAGAAAGTGTATGAGCCACCGCGGTTCATGACCGTAAACACTGCAATAAGCCAGCTTTTGGAGGTGGAGGAAGCACGTGGGGGATCTG CATTTAGCAAGGATTCACTATGCATAGGTGTAGCTCGCCTTGGAAGCGACGATCAGAAGGTTGTTTCTGGCCCTATGGAGAAGCTACTAGATGTTGATTTTGGCCCACCCCTTCACTGCCTGATCATAGTGGGAGAGACTCATCCATTGGAAGAAGAGATGCTAGAGTTTTACATGATCAAGTAG
- the LOC133916087 gene encoding protein IQ-DOMAIN 12-like isoform X1, which yields MEKEKKRRSWFERIKRLFTSEPKQKPKPDKKARSKRWVPGKLRTQQSFALPPPPPEPVAADQIRQAEEEQSKRAMAVALASAAAAEAAVAAAQAAAEVVRLTGQPASRKEQAAVAIQSAYRGYLGRRALRALKGLVRLQALIRGQAVRRQTAATLRGLESLMKIQARHRSGAAGHGQPPLDDDDALLLRRGRELCLYAAAVHEQEQSKGWDSSIFSKEEMSAMMRSREEAALKRVRALQYASIQNEKIGIRRQPMSKDEMETLNQRWSWLEEWVGSQPFDKDIPVAHQSPYRAAAAAAKNHQPAPGRARAVDPLACLGAQHPGNGDDRLGCSARRSFVRPRRTLARGDYYYDDATACSPAFPGYMASTASAKAKFRSMSTPKERSSGASDVYSEHCFPFADHMLSPIPSMSPIPSIASDIGFARSTRPPVAQRSPRVVKGPMTPARSRSRRSPSHHSFGSEAALHQLQMEHCTPVR from the exons AAGGCGAGGAGCAAGAGGTGGGTACCGGGGAAGCTCAGGACCCAGCAGTCCTTcgccctgccgccgccgccgccggagcccgTGGCCGCGGACCAGATCAggcaggcggaggaggagcagagcaaGCGCGCCATGGCCGTCGCCCTCGCCAGCGCGGCTGCCGCCGAGGCGGCTGTCGCGGCCGCGCAAGCGGCCGCCGAGGTGGTCCGCCTCACCGGCCAGCCGGCGTCGAGGAAAGAACAGGCCGCGGTCGCGATCCAGTCGGCTTACCGCGGATACCTG GGTCGGAGGGCGCTGCGCGCGCTCAAGGGGCTGGTGCGGCTGCAGGCGCTGATCCGCGGGCAGGCGGTGCGTCGGCAGACGGCGGCCACCCTGCGCGGGCTCGAGTCCCTCATGAAGATCCAGGCCCGGCACCGCTCCGGGGCCGCCGGCCACGGCCAGCCGCcgctcgacgacgacgacgccctGCTGCTGAGGCGAGGGCGGGAGCTGTGCCTGTACGCCGCCGCGGTCCAC gagcaggagcagagcaAGGGGTGGGACAGCAGCATCTTCTCGAAGGAAGAGATGAGCGCCATGATGAGGAGCAGGGAGGAGGCCGCCTTGAAGCGCGTGCGCGCCCTGCAGTACGCCTCCATCCAAAAC GAGAAGATCGGTATCAGGAGGCAGCCCATGTCGAAAGACGAGATGGAGACGCTCAACCAGCGGTGGAGCTGGCTAGAGGAGTGGGTCGGCTCGCAGCCCTTCGACAAGGACATCCCCGTGGCGCACCAGTCCCCCtacagggccgccgccgccgccgccaagaaTCACCAGCCGGCGCCGGGTCGCGCCAGGGCCGTCGACCCGCTCGCCTGCCTCGGCGCGCAGCACCCCGGCAACGGCGACGACCGGCTCGGCTGCTCGGCCCGGCGGTCCTTCGTCCGGCCCAGGCGGACGCTGGCGAGGGGGGACTACTACTACGACGACGCCACCGCGTGCTCGCCGGCGTTCCCTGGGTACATGGCGTCGACGGCGTCGGCGAAGGCCAAGTTCCGGTCCATGAGCACGCCCAAGGAGCGCTCCTCCGGCGCTTCGGACGTGTACTCGGAGCACTGCTTCCCGTTCGCCGACCACATGCTGTCGCCGATCCCGTCCATGTCGCCCATCCCTTCCATCGCCAGCGACATCGGCTTTGCGAGGTCCACCAGGCCGCCCGTCGCGCAGCGGTCACCGAGGGTGGTGAAGGGCCCCATGACGCCGGCGAGGTCGCGGTCCCGGAGGTCGCCGAGCCACCATAGCTTCGGCTCCGAAGCGGCGCTGCACCAGCTACAGATGGAGCACTGCACCCCAGTTCGGTAA